The Hymenobacter sp. GOD-10R genome includes a window with the following:
- a CDS encoding MarR family winged helix-turn-helix transcriptional regulator, protein MKIEDEIQQPVFKDDYQKSYINLMYTAGWLGLRQAASFREYSLTSPQYNILRILRGQHPKPATVNLLIERMLDKTSNASRIVDKLEAKQLVTRAVCPNNRRAVDICITEAGLGLLQRIDQEGAMERTGMQNLSPEEAAELNRLLDKIRD, encoded by the coding sequence ATGAAAATCGAAGACGAAATCCAACAGCCTGTGTTCAAAGACGACTACCAGAAAAGCTACATCAACCTGATGTACACTGCTGGCTGGTTGGGCTTGAGGCAGGCAGCGTCATTCCGGGAGTATAGCCTCACAAGCCCGCAGTACAACATTCTGCGCATCCTGCGAGGCCAGCATCCGAAGCCAGCGACAGTGAACCTGCTTATCGAGCGAATGCTTGACAAGACCAGTAATGCTTCCCGCATCGTCGACAAGCTAGAAGCCAAGCAGCTTGTGACCCGCGCAGTGTGCCCGAATAACCGTCGGGCCGTTGATATCTGCATCACGGAAGCAGGCCTGGGTTTGCTGCAGCGCATTGATCAAGAAGGCGCGATGGAACGCACTGGCATGCAGAATCTCAGCCCAGAAGAGGCTGCTGAACTCAATAGATTACTTGATAAAATCCGTGACTGA
- a CDS encoding T9SS type A sorting domain-containing protein, whose product MSALSITPTLAQEKADAVGLKADYYKGYFYDELGFFQTHTPAITDRIIDKLQFEEAEKDNFDIGSVATYYSPGMPDEFSARYRGKLYITTPGTYTFYLGSDDGASVWFDNDSKPVASNIGDKFSYREVSATKVLSAGFHDITVYYGEHGGSQGLVLEYANKDNGLVRQVIPNGVFYPVLGSFSSPVLTDFKVTARYQAVTLDWYTQTERNSRSFVVERSLDGKNFQELVQQSGAGTSPDPHTYQAQDPEAPIGIVYYRLRQDLTNEKQVYSPIKAVTIEQVPSPSFTVYPNPNAGKFYLELQQYVSKVATLELFDMSGRRQFQQELLANNGEAYHVAPQVATGMYILQVKTSTGTLTQKVVVAK is encoded by the coding sequence TTGTCTGCTCTAAGCATCACTCCTACGCTAGCGCAGGAAAAAGCAGATGCGGTTGGTCTTAAGGCAGACTACTACAAAGGCTATTTCTACGATGAACTAGGTTTTTTCCAGACCCACACGCCTGCTATTACCGATCGAATTATTGACAAATTACAATTTGAGGAAGCTGAAAAAGACAACTTCGATATTGGCTCCGTGGCAACATATTACTCGCCCGGAATGCCGGATGAGTTCAGCGCCCGCTACCGCGGCAAACTATACATCACAACGCCCGGAACCTACACCTTCTACCTAGGTTCCGATGATGGAGCCTCCGTGTGGTTCGACAACGATTCGAAACCAGTGGCGAGCAACATAGGCGACAAATTCAGCTACCGGGAAGTATCGGCCACGAAAGTACTTAGCGCGGGGTTTCACGACATTACCGTGTACTATGGGGAGCATGGCGGCAGTCAAGGATTGGTGCTAGAATATGCCAACAAGGACAACGGCTTAGTGCGACAAGTAATACCAAACGGCGTGTTTTATCCGGTGCTAGGTTCTTTTAGCTCACCCGTACTAACTGACTTTAAAGTAACAGCCCGCTACCAAGCCGTTACGCTAGACTGGTACACGCAGACCGAGCGCAACAGCAGGTCGTTTGTGGTGGAGCGCTCGTTAGATGGAAAAAACTTCCAGGAGTTGGTCCAGCAGTCGGGGGCTGGCACCAGCCCTGATCCACATACGTACCAAGCCCAGGACCCAGAAGCCCCCATAGGTATAGTTTACTATCGGCTGCGTCAAGACCTCACGAACGAGAAACAGGTATACTCCCCCATCAAAGCGGTTACGATTGAACAGGTGCCCTCGCCTAGCTTCACGGTGTACCCAAACCCCAACGCCGGGAAATTTTATCTAGAGCTTCAGCAGTATGTGTCGAAGGTAGCTACCCTCGAACTGTTTGATATGAGCGGCCGCCGCCAGTTTCAACAGGAACTGCTAGCCAACAACGGAGAAGCCTACCACGTTGCTCCGCAAGTAGCAACCGGCATGTATATCTTGCAGGTGAAGACCAGCACCGGCACACTAACCCAGAAAGTTGTTGTTGCTAAATAA
- a CDS encoding T9SS type A sorting domain-containing protein — MRVTSFKTFLFFLFVLILTTGYLGAFAQGPARGADKPARKELRVYYEENILPTVRQQRQKLETQLSAEDKALLATYRTQLQANRQQGNALRQSLRTAPATSPGQARSSRPELTEAQRQQFQQQRTENHAIMQKVAQLAQKYSTNIKQLSTEIEPQREKWVADTKAIVAKYATPEQQERLAHFAGGRHGRGGAGLGHYFRPGVFLLIDPSVSETSATTATSLGSTVFPNPSTATTQLEYAVTKAGPVTVELLDSRGTTLRTLISQQSKEKGSHVLVTNVDDLPSGTYYYKITTRASTETKRFQKQ; from the coding sequence ATGAGAGTCACCTCCTTCAAAACCTTCCTCTTCTTCCTGTTCGTGCTTATCCTGACGACAGGCTACCTCGGTGCTTTTGCCCAAGGTCCGGCTCGGGGCGCCGACAAACCTGCTCGGAAAGAACTCCGGGTTTATTATGAGGAAAATATATTGCCCACGGTGCGCCAACAGCGCCAAAAGTTAGAGACTCAGCTCTCGGCTGAAGACAAAGCCTTGCTGGCGACCTACCGCACCCAGTTGCAAGCTAACCGTCAGCAAGGCAATGCTTTGCGCCAAAGCCTACGAACTGCTCCTGCTACTAGCCCCGGTCAGGCCAGGTCTTCTCGCCCAGAACTCACAGAAGCACAACGGCAACAATTTCAGCAGCAACGCACTGAGAATCACGCCATCATGCAGAAGGTAGCGCAACTAGCTCAGAAGTACAGCACCAATATCAAGCAGCTATCCACGGAAATCGAGCCGCAACGGGAGAAGTGGGTGGCTGACACGAAAGCTATTGTGGCGAAATACGCTACCCCTGAGCAACAAGAGCGACTAGCCCATTTCGCGGGCGGTCGGCACGGACGAGGTGGTGCTGGCCTAGGTCATTATTTCCGCCCAGGTGTGTTTCTGCTCATAGACCCTAGCGTCTCGGAAACATCCGCCACCACTGCTACCAGCTTAGGTAGCACGGTATTTCCGAACCCAAGCACCGCTACTACCCAGCTAGAGTACGCCGTTACGAAGGCGGGCCCCGTAACAGTGGAGTTGTTAGATAGCCGTGGCACTACGCTGCGCACGCTGATCAGCCAGCAAAGCAAGGAAAAAGGCTCTCACGTATTGGTAACCAATGTAGACGATCTGCCTAGTGGTACCTATTACTACAAAATCACTACCCGAGCCAGCACCGAAACCAAACGCTTTCAAAAGCAATAA
- a CDS encoding GAF domain-containing protein: protein MLTELTARPTVLGFPFKSTLSLEPLIAYWKAREQDSNPGISLLAHAIGEQVAAHDWCRGPLNDMSVLECNCDLVETLMIALFPPAARETDISGAIPPFQYYSFYHTPLFEQVLLNSNKTIKQPLNIDARTMSIHTTRMVYQLILENIYGVTLPTTSSIIFTVPDYSIGLYRHYSVTFDSSFLNVHVIGERPELTEEQIDLLTRNFHRSDLWQERLPAEKFELEGFNILHLVDVTDQEILSELKYDLLERDVLQASDRLEQIQEKLRVLFGRPFLQLGIAAYDEKKQAFVDFGRKINHSFLTKQLTNQEAGSGFRQIYNQLWQDRQPLVLEDVAKADIPEDLRQQIMSLGINSAILALLPYGDDTVGLLELGSPNVGDLNEFCLEKVTQFVPLFAVAVKRNAEELQTRVQSIIREKFTAIHPTMEWRFTDAALHLLEQFEAGNKNAEMEGIVFHDVYPLHGSSDIRSSSTARNEAIQADLIEHLTLANKVLKKASEYQELPILDELKFYVNKNLRRLRQGILTGDEVSIFESLKTEVEPLFDYLAENAPDVRPVIAEYWANMDANLGILYKRRKAFEQSVMLLNDTISDYLDEEEEKAQQMYPHYFQRFKTDGVEYNIYMGASLVENKPFDLVFLKNLRLWQLLVTIEITRRTQALKPSLPVPLDTTQLILVHSQALSIRFRQDERQFDVDGAYNIRYEIIKKRIDKATVLGTGERLTQPGTIALVYSQSREADEYLEYIDYLQDRELLEPDVEELELEELQGVKGLLALRVRVKLP from the coding sequence ATGCTGACCGAACTCACTGCCCGTCCGACCGTTTTGGGGTTTCCCTTCAAATCGACGCTAAGCTTAGAGCCGCTAATTGCTTACTGGAAGGCGCGCGAGCAAGATAGCAACCCTGGCATTTCGCTGCTTGCTCATGCAATTGGGGAACAGGTAGCAGCCCATGACTGGTGCCGTGGTCCGCTCAACGATATGAGCGTGCTGGAATGCAACTGCGACCTAGTTGAAACCTTAATGATTGCGCTCTTTCCGCCAGCAGCTCGCGAGACGGACATTAGTGGCGCTATTCCCCCGTTTCAATACTATAGCTTTTACCACACGCCGCTTTTTGAGCAAGTGCTGCTCAATAGCAACAAGACGATTAAGCAGCCGCTGAACATCGATGCGCGCACCATGAGTATTCACACCACGCGCATGGTGTACCAGCTTATTCTAGAGAATATTTACGGAGTTACGCTCCCTACCACAAGCTCCATCATCTTCACGGTGCCCGACTACAGCATCGGCTTGTATCGGCACTACAGCGTCACGTTCGACTCGTCGTTTTTGAACGTGCACGTGATAGGCGAGCGGCCGGAGCTGACGGAGGAGCAAATTGACCTGCTCACCCGCAACTTTCACCGCTCCGATTTGTGGCAGGAACGCTTGCCAGCCGAAAAGTTTGAGCTGGAAGGGTTTAACATCCTTCACCTCGTTGATGTCACCGATCAGGAAATCTTATCGGAACTGAAGTACGACCTTTTGGAGCGCGACGTACTACAAGCCTCCGACCGCCTCGAGCAGATCCAGGAAAAGCTACGTGTGCTGTTTGGCCGCCCTTTTCTACAGCTCGGCATTGCCGCCTACGACGAGAAGAAGCAGGCATTTGTTGATTTTGGCCGCAAGATCAACCATAGCTTTTTGACCAAGCAGCTCACCAATCAGGAGGCTGGTAGTGGCTTCCGCCAGATCTATAACCAGCTGTGGCAGGACCGCCAGCCCCTGGTGCTTGAAGATGTAGCCAAAGCCGACATCCCTGAAGACTTGCGCCAGCAGATCATGAGCCTCGGCATCAACTCGGCTATCTTGGCGCTGCTACCGTACGGAGACGACACGGTAGGCCTGCTCGAGCTAGGTTCACCCAACGTGGGCGACTTAAATGAGTTTTGCCTGGAAAAAGTCACGCAGTTTGTGCCGCTGTTTGCCGTAGCAGTGAAGCGGAATGCAGAAGAACTGCAAACGCGCGTGCAGTCTATTATTCGGGAGAAATTCACAGCCATCCATCCTACCATGGAGTGGCGCTTTACGGACGCAGCCCTGCACCTACTGGAGCAGTTTGAAGCGGGCAACAAGAACGCGGAGATGGAAGGCATTGTGTTCCACGATGTGTACCCATTGCACGGATCTTCCGATATCCGTAGCAGCAGCACAGCTCGCAACGAAGCTATTCAGGCTGACTTAATTGAGCACCTAACGCTAGCCAACAAAGTACTCAAGAAAGCTTCAGAGTACCAGGAGCTACCGATTCTGGATGAGCTCAAGTTCTACGTAAACAAAAACCTACGCCGTTTGCGGCAAGGCATTCTGACGGGCGATGAGGTCAGCATCTTCGAGTCGCTAAAGACCGAAGTAGAGCCGCTGTTTGACTACCTAGCGGAAAACGCGCCCGATGTGCGACCAGTTATTGCCGAATACTGGGCCAATATGGATGCCAACCTAGGTATCCTCTACAAACGCCGTAAAGCCTTTGAGCAGAGCGTGATGCTGCTCAACGACACCATCAGTGACTACCTCGACGAAGAGGAAGAGAAGGCCCAGCAGATGTACCCCCACTATTTCCAGCGGTTCAAAACTGATGGCGTGGAATACAACATCTACATGGGTGCTTCCTTGGTTGAGAACAAGCCTTTTGACTTGGTATTTCTCAAAAACCTGCGCCTGTGGCAGCTCTTGGTAACCATCGAGATTACGCGGCGCACGCAGGCACTGAAACCTAGCCTGCCTGTACCGCTCGATACCACCCAGCTGATTCTAGTACACAGCCAAGCGCTAAGTATCCGTTTCCGGCAAGACGAGCGCCAATTTGACGTGGATGGTGCTTACAATATCCGGTATGAAATCATCAAAAAGCGCATTGATAAAGCCACCGTGCTAGGTACCGGCGAACGACTCACGCAGCCCGGCACTATCGCGCTAGTTTATTCACAGTCACGCGAGGCCGACGAGTACCTTGAGTACATCGACTATCTCCAGGACCGCGAATTACTAGAGCCTGACGTGGAAGAGCTAGAACTAGAAGAGCTCCAAGGCGTGAAAGGTCTGTTGGCGCTTAGAGTCAGAGTAAAGCTCCCGTAA
- a CDS encoding dipeptide epimerase, with protein MLPFSAHHHRPAMLTWTLETRELPLRYTWKISRSASTSKTNLLVRVAATGGAVGWGEAAPNLRYGETPAGLQAEFEQLLTKGLVTIGSLEELGTLLDAHTPAHALRFGLESAYVHLLANQTGQSVAHVLGLPAPGAAVPTAFTLPIMEPGAVADFVNEQRMARFELLKIKVNQESGYDLLREITRALPDRLLIIDGNEAWSDADSLLQFLEQISTLPGLKVRLLEQPLPAACVDHYRYLRPLSPYPVFADESVTDTADFASIAQQFHGVNMKLMKAGGYRNGIQLLRQTQAHGLQTMIGCMVETTLGIWSALQVSSLAQVCDLDGFLVVRDEPFGLVQETNGLLTAAATPLL; from the coding sequence ATGCTTCCCTTTTCTGCCCATCATCATCGGCCTGCCATGCTCACCTGGACGCTTGAAACGCGTGAATTGCCTCTGCGCTACACTTGGAAGATCTCCCGTAGCGCATCCACTTCCAAAACTAACCTGCTGGTGCGCGTAGCTGCTACGGGCGGTGCCGTTGGATGGGGTGAGGCGGCCCCCAATCTACGCTATGGCGAAACCCCCGCGGGTTTGCAGGCAGAATTTGAGCAACTGCTTACAAAAGGCTTAGTTACTATTGGTTCGCTGGAGGAGCTAGGTACGCTGCTCGATGCTCACACTCCTGCCCACGCCCTACGGTTTGGGCTCGAATCGGCGTACGTACACCTGCTGGCTAATCAAACGGGCCAGTCGGTAGCACATGTGCTAGGGCTGCCTGCGCCAGGTGCTGCTGTGCCAACGGCTTTCACGCTTCCTATCATGGAGCCGGGCGCCGTAGCTGACTTTGTGAACGAGCAACGGATGGCGCGTTTCGAGCTGCTCAAGATCAAGGTAAATCAGGAAAGTGGCTACGATTTACTCCGCGAAATCACGCGCGCGCTACCTGACCGGCTACTCATTATTGATGGCAATGAAGCCTGGTCGGACGCAGATAGCTTGTTGCAGTTTTTGGAGCAGATTAGTACGCTGCCTGGCTTGAAGGTACGCCTGCTGGAGCAGCCCTTACCTGCCGCGTGCGTCGACCACTACCGCTACCTGCGGCCGCTGAGCCCTTATCCGGTATTCGCTGACGAATCGGTAACTGATACCGCTGACTTCGCGAGTATAGCGCAGCAATTTCACGGCGTGAACATGAAGCTGATGAAGGCCGGAGGTTACCGGAACGGCATCCAGCTACTGCGCCAAACCCAAGCACACGGCTTGCAGACGATGATTGGCTGCATGGTGGAAACCACGCTAGGTATCTGGTCGGCATTGCAGGTCAGCAGCTTGGCGCAAGTATGCGACCTAGACGGGTTTCTAGTTGTTCGTGACGAGCCGTTTGGCCTTGTGCAAGAGACCAATGGGCTATTAACTGCGGCGGCTACACCGTTGCTCTAG
- a CDS encoding aspartate kinase, which produces MLTVEKIGGTSMSAFGDVLNNIILYNRTGAELYNRIFVVSAYAGVTNWLLENKKTGEPGVYHRITEHKKFHQSLKEVSVKLKALNRKYEALGLDLAVADAFIEQRIQDAQTYLNSLTNILASGYVSSENILQAAREILASIGETHSAFNAVNILQSRGINATLVDLSGFHDHKSYTIDQRIRHAFKKINFADTICIATGYAKGTEGIMREFDRGYSEVTFSKIAVAVKPQEAIIHKEYHLCTADPTMVGVENCFPVGFTNYDVADQLADVGMEAIHPKASKPLEINKINLRIKNTFEPEHPGTLITEDYISPQKRVEVITGTEKVVMIDIYDPLMVGAAGYDLDIMKTFYDLGISYSFKATSANSISVVIWEKDCHKRLIQDLESKYEKVTVEQMAMVCIIGSNIDQPGLLAKAAGALANDGINIKSAGFALRKVNIQFLVGREDFRGAIIALNKTLFF; this is translated from the coding sequence ATGCTCACAGTAGAAAAAATCGGCGGCACCTCCATGAGTGCGTTCGGCGACGTGCTGAACAACATCATTCTGTACAATCGAACCGGCGCGGAGTTGTACAACCGAATTTTTGTCGTATCGGCGTACGCTGGCGTGACCAACTGGCTGTTAGAGAACAAGAAAACGGGTGAGCCTGGTGTGTATCACCGCATTACCGAACATAAGAAGTTTCATCAGTCGCTCAAAGAGGTATCGGTGAAGCTGAAGGCTCTAAACAGGAAATATGAAGCCCTAGGTCTGGACCTGGCTGTTGCGGATGCTTTCATCGAACAACGTATTCAAGACGCGCAGACTTACCTGAACAGCCTGACCAACATACTGGCTTCGGGTTATGTGAGCAGCGAAAACATCTTGCAAGCCGCCCGCGAAATCCTAGCCTCTATCGGCGAAACGCACTCCGCCTTCAACGCTGTTAATATTCTGCAGAGCCGTGGCATCAATGCCACGCTCGTCGACCTGAGTGGTTTTCACGACCACAAGTCGTACACCATCGACCAACGTATTCGGCACGCATTCAAGAAGATCAACTTTGCCGACACCATCTGCATCGCGACTGGCTATGCCAAGGGTACCGAAGGCATTATGCGAGAGTTTGACCGCGGCTACTCAGAAGTGACCTTCAGTAAGATAGCCGTGGCGGTGAAGCCGCAGGAGGCCATCATTCACAAGGAGTACCACCTGTGCACCGCCGACCCCACCATGGTGGGCGTGGAGAACTGCTTCCCCGTTGGGTTTACCAACTACGACGTGGCCGACCAACTCGCCGACGTAGGGATGGAGGCAATTCACCCGAAGGCCTCAAAGCCGCTGGAGATCAACAAGATCAACCTGCGCATCAAGAACACATTTGAGCCCGAACACCCCGGCACGCTCATCACCGAAGACTACATCTCGCCCCAGAAGCGCGTGGAGGTGATTACCGGCACGGAGAAAGTCGTAATGATTGATATCTATGACCCGCTGATGGTAGGCGCAGCCGGTTACGACCTCGACATCATGAAGACCTTCTATGACCTAGGTATTAGCTATAGCTTCAAAGCAACGAGTGCCAATAGCATCTCAGTGGTTATCTGGGAGAAGGATTGCCACAAGCGGCTTATCCAGGATTTGGAGAGCAAGTACGAGAAGGTAACCGTAGAGCAAATGGCGATGGTCTGCATCATTGGCTCCAACATCGACCAACCTGGCTTGCTGGCTAAAGCAGCTGGTGCACTGGCAAACGATGGTATTAATATCAAGAGCGCTGGCTTCGCGCTGCGTAAGGTTAACATCCAGTTCTTGGTAGGACGGGAGGATTTTCGCGGGGCAATTATTGCGTTGAACAAAACGCTGTTTTTTTAA
- a CDS encoding dicarboxylate/amino acid:cation symporter, translated as MKFSRLVPLVLILLLLAAALTALSAYQVVALPAALPVAVRWIFLAALAFYAAQRRSLTFWIVVSMFVGAELGHDSPETAMKLKVLSDVFLRLVKTIIAPLVFATLVVGIAGHANLKQVGKMGLKALVYFEIITTFALFIGLAAINLTKAGVGVTQNGVGAETEKLQTVNQTTADIILHIFPENIAKSIAEGQVLQVVIFAIIFAIGLAMVHEQHRRPMLRFAESLSEVMFKFTNVVMFFAPLGVGGALAYTVGKMGFAPLLNAFQLLLTLYGALIAFLLLVLLPVALLMRIPVKRFVQAIAEPVSIAFATTSSEAALPRAMEAMESIGVPRRIVAFVMPTGYSFNLDGTTLYLSLAAVFVAQAAGIELSFGQQLVMVFTLMLTSKGVAGVPRASLVILLATVASFNLPSWPVFIILGIDALMDMARTAVNVIGNCLATAVVARWEGEFVDNYYAPDVTALAESDSELAHQVH; from the coding sequence ATGAAGTTTTCGCGTCTTGTCCCGCTAGTTCTTATTCTTCTTTTGCTGGCTGCGGCCCTTACCGCTCTATCGGCCTACCAAGTAGTGGCGCTACCAGCGGCCCTTCCCGTTGCTGTTCGGTGGATATTCTTAGCCGCTCTCGCGTTCTATGCCGCGCAGCGCCGTTCCCTCACGTTCTGGATTGTCGTGAGCATGTTTGTGGGAGCTGAACTCGGGCACGACTCTCCAGAGACAGCAATGAAGCTAAAAGTACTGAGCGACGTTTTCCTGCGCTTAGTGAAGACTATCATTGCCCCACTCGTATTTGCTACGCTAGTGGTGGGCATTGCTGGCCACGCGAACCTAAAGCAGGTTGGCAAGATGGGCCTTAAAGCGCTGGTTTACTTTGAGATTATCACCACGTTCGCTCTCTTTATTGGGCTGGCAGCCATCAACCTGACCAAGGCCGGCGTAGGCGTTACGCAGAACGGCGTAGGGGCCGAAACCGAAAAACTTCAGACAGTCAATCAGACCACGGCCGATATTATCTTACACATCTTTCCCGAGAACATTGCTAAATCGATAGCAGAAGGGCAAGTGCTACAAGTAGTTATCTTTGCCATCATCTTCGCTATTGGCTTAGCAATGGTGCACGAACAGCACCGCCGACCGATGCTCCGTTTTGCCGAGAGCTTATCGGAGGTGATGTTTAAGTTTACGAATGTGGTCATGTTCTTTGCGCCGCTGGGCGTAGGTGGTGCTCTCGCCTACACAGTGGGCAAAATGGGTTTTGCTCCTTTGCTGAACGCATTCCAACTCCTACTCACACTCTATGGAGCCCTGATTGCCTTTTTGCTGCTGGTACTGTTACCCGTCGCGCTGCTGATGCGCATTCCGGTGAAGCGCTTTGTACAAGCTATTGCCGAGCCGGTCAGCATTGCCTTTGCCACCACCAGCTCTGAGGCCGCGCTTCCCCGCGCCATGGAAGCCATGGAAAGCATTGGGGTGCCGCGGCGTATTGTGGCCTTCGTTATGCCAACGGGTTACTCGTTCAACCTTGATGGTACTACGCTCTACTTATCACTGGCAGCAGTTTTCGTAGCACAGGCAGCAGGTATAGAACTGTCGTTTGGCCAACAATTGGTTATGGTATTCACCTTGATGCTCACCAGCAAAGGCGTTGCGGGAGTACCTCGCGCCTCGCTGGTTATTCTGCTCGCTACGGTGGCGTCGTTTAATCTTCCCTCCTGGCCGGTATTTATCATCTTGGGCATCGACGCCCTTATGGACATGGCCCGCACGGCCGTCAACGTGATTGGCAACTGCCTAGCTACTGCTGTCGTGGCCCGTTGGGAGGGAGAATTTGTCGATAACTACTACGCTCCCGACGTCACGGCCTTAGCAGAATCTGACAGCGAGCTAGCTCACCAGGTGCATTAG
- the recR gene encoding recombination mediator RecR: MEFPSKLIENAVGELSKLPGIGKKTALRLALHLLKAETDTTASLAEALAKMRFEITYCHTCHSISDAEECSICANKLRDHSTVCVVSDIRDVIAIENTAQYQGVYHVLGGVISPIEGIGPSDLNIDSLLARIPDSEVKEVILAISPTMEGDTTAFYLSRKLRDFEGVHISTIARGIPMGGELEYADEITLGRSIVDRQRQAR; the protein is encoded by the coding sequence ATGGAGTTTCCTTCCAAGCTGATTGAAAATGCCGTTGGGGAGCTATCGAAGCTGCCGGGTATTGGAAAAAAAACAGCCTTGCGCTTAGCGTTGCACTTGCTAAAAGCCGAGACCGATACCACGGCCTCCTTGGCTGAAGCACTGGCCAAGATGCGCTTCGAAATTACGTATTGCCACACGTGCCATAGCATATCGGATGCCGAAGAGTGTTCTATTTGCGCTAACAAGCTACGTGACCACAGCACCGTTTGTGTGGTGTCGGACATTCGCGATGTAATTGCCATCGAGAATACGGCGCAGTACCAGGGTGTATACCACGTGCTCGGCGGCGTTATTTCGCCCATCGAAGGCATTGGCCCGTCCGATTTGAACATCGATTCTCTATTAGCTCGCATCCCGGATTCGGAAGTTAAGGAAGTGATTTTGGCTATCAGTCCCACGATGGAAGGCGATACTACGGCTTTCTATTTGTCGCGCAAGCTGCGCGACTTTGAGGGCGTGCATATCAGCACCATTGCCCGCGGCATCCCCATGGGCGGCGAACTGGAGTATGCTGATGAGATTACGCTAGGTCGCAGCATCGTAGATCGGCAGCGGCAGGCGCGCTAA
- a CDS encoding ATP-dependent Clp protease adaptor ClpS: protein MKTNPQIDYDEDVLLLEETIDVRDLIVYNDDVNTFEHVIKTLMDVCGHEPEQAEQCTLLIHYKGQCTVKHGAYDELAGMCTAIHDRGISADIL, encoded by the coding sequence ATGAAAACGAACCCGCAAATCGATTACGACGAGGACGTACTGTTACTCGAAGAAACCATCGACGTGCGCGACCTGATCGTGTACAATGACGACGTGAACACTTTTGAGCACGTTATCAAAACGCTTATGGACGTGTGCGGCCACGAGCCCGAACAGGCTGAGCAGTGCACCCTGCTGATTCATTACAAAGGCCAATGCACTGTAAAGCACGGCGCCTACGATGAGCTAGCCGGCATGTGTACTGCCATCCACGACCGGGGTATTTCGGCAGACATACTTTAA
- a CDS encoding YceI family protein, whose translation MKKIALSALVVASLFTAPAFAGNPVAKKAIASTAKPADAAYKVQPQLSKLGWEGKAVTHGHNGTAEFSSGEIMVRGNQIVGGTVTVDMKTLKATDITDAENNAKFMGHINSDDFFSTAKNPTATFKIKSVTPIKGAAADANNVNITGDLTIKGITNTVTFPAKAGVKNGVAAASGVATINRTKYDIKYGSKSFFEGIGDKAIYDDFTLSFNVIAKK comes from the coding sequence ATGAAAAAAATTGCTCTGTCCGCTCTGGTTGTAGCTAGCCTGTTCACCGCTCCCGCTTTCGCTGGCAACCCTGTTGCTAAAAAAGCTATTGCTAGCACTGCTAAGCCCGCCGACGCAGCTTATAAAGTACAGCCCCAACTCAGCAAGCTTGGCTGGGAAGGCAAAGCTGTAACGCACGGCCACAATGGCACGGCTGAGTTCTCGAGCGGCGAAATCATGGTGCGCGGCAACCAGATTGTTGGTGGCACTGTGACCGTAGACATGAAGACCCTGAAGGCAACCGACATCACTGATGCCGAAAACAACGCCAAGTTCATGGGCCACATCAACTCGGATGACTTCTTCAGCACTGCTAAAAACCCAACGGCTACGTTCAAAATCAAGAGCGTAACCCCAATCAAAGGTGCTGCTGCTGATGCTAACAACGTAAACATCACCGGTGACCTGACCATCAAAGGCATCACGAACACTGTGACTTTTCCTGCTAAGGCTGGTGTGAAAAACGGCGTAGCAGCTGCTTCGGGTGTTGCTACCATCAACCGCACGAAGTACGACATTAAGTACGGCTCGAAGTCGTTCTTCGAAGGCATTGGCGACAAAGCCATCTACGATGACTTTACGTTGAGCTTCAACGTAATTGCCAAGAAGTAA